In the genome of Brachypodium distachyon strain Bd21 chromosome 3, Brachypodium_distachyon_v3.0, whole genome shotgun sequence, the window TTGTTTGCCTTTGGAGAGCTAGGCATCAAGAATTGCACCAAATGCACCTGTATGGCAAGGTCTAACAGGCACCCATAACATACCTTGTAAGGTATATTGCTTGATTGGGTACTTGGATGACAAGCTCTAAAACCTGATTCATTGGATCGTAGTAGTATTAAAGTATGAGCACAGAAATTGGCTTCATCCAGGGAACTGGTATTCAGTTCCCTGCTGTGCATTGAACAAACAACATCAACTCActagtactacctccgatccaaaataagtatCGCAGTTTTGAACTAGGCTTAGTTCAAAACTAGTTCAAAATTACGACACTAACTTTGGatgggagggagtactaaagtAAGAAATAATTCTTAGATATTTTTTAAAGTGCCCAGAGCTAGATTTCTTTGAAATTTACTTAAAAGAAAGTAAGGAATTTAATTGTCTTTATACCAAAAAATGGGATATGCTTGTACTCAGTATCATGTTCAAAATCTAAATACTACATGTAGTAGGTCTGGTGGTTTAGGCTCATGGTTGGGAGTAGGAGATCAGTGTGAAGAAAGATGCTGATGCTAGTAATTTTACCTCTGTGAGTTGCATGTAAGCTGTAACCATATGAAACTAACTGTTATGGAGTTGTGTATGGTATGTAATAGACTTTTCTCGTATGTTTCTGTTAAATCCCACCTGGTATCTCAATTAATTTGCTATAACAAAACTGCTATTGCTGCTTGAATGTAGTATCCACATTCAGTAGTCCCTTTAGTTTTGGTTCCTATAGTTTTTTTCGGTTGTTTTATTCTTTGATTTGTCACGTGTGTCCAGAATTCAGCATTTTTCTCTCCATTGGACGGCTGCTGGGAAGCAAGCTATTCTGTTCTCACACTAATGCATACAAATGGCCTTTTTATTCAGCTAACAATGCTGGAGGTTTGAGCAATATCAACAATGAGAACTCTGCAACTGATTCAAAGAACTTGAAAGTGAAGGTTCTCTATACACTCCCCTCTGGTTTATTTATAAAGATGGTTCCATATTTGTGCTATAACATCAGTATTTGCCATCTTCTTTGTTGACATCAAGTTGAATCAAAATAAGAAACTATTCCCATTGTCTTGTTTTCCTTGTTGTGTAGTTGGTGCTATTGGGAGATTCCGGAGTTGGGAAAAGCTGCATTGTTCTTCGCTTTGTCCGTGGTCAGTTTGACCCCACATCAAAGGTAAAATAAACACTCGAACTTTTTTCAGCTTCCTGAATACTCATTGATTGACTGTTTATAAGCATGCCATGGTAAAATATTTTCTCTTGTCCGATTTTATATTATTAACTTCAATTTGTTTAATTGCAATGGATTTAGGTAACTGTTGGTGCATCATTTCTGTCACAAACATTGGCACTTGAGGACTCCACAACAGTAAAGTTTGAAATATGGGACACTGCTGGCCAGGAGAGGTATACATTAGAATCTTTGGTTAAATCTTACCTCTAGTGCATCTTTCCACTGATTGAAGTAGAAAATTTATTTACCATCTTTACCTGATTTATTTAGTATGCAAGTGTTTATAATGCTTTTCTTACCACACAAGGAGTTATTAGACCTACCCAATTTTCAGGTATGCTGCATTAGCACCTCTTTACTACAGGGGAGCTGGTGCTGCAGTTGTTGTCTATGACATAACAAGTGCAGAGTCATTTAGTAAAGCTCAATATTGGGTGAAGGTATATCATCTTTTTCCTTCTGCTCTGCCATGCGAACAAGTTAGCGAACTCATGCTGAAGCATTTGTAGCGAATTCTTTTGGGGTTTCTTGTTAGCCTTGCCTCTCTGCATCTAGCTTGTTATactaattttttattttaccatGGCATGCTTATAAACAGTCAATCAATTAGATTTGTTGTATAATCGGAAAACATGTCTCTCCACTTTTGGTTATCCATATGAGTTCCTCTTTTAACTCTGCACTCTGAGGTTTTGTTTAGTATGCGAGCTCGTCTAAACTCTAAACAATATATGAAACTCTAAATAATTACGAATGTATTGACCAAATGACCATCATCAGCATTTTGTTCGAAAGAATCATAAGATAACTGTGAGCAGCCTTATGGCAGATGCACCTAAATGATCTCAATTATGCACGTGTTCTGCAGCTTTTGTTTATTCAGGATCAACTGTTtcaaaaatagttttgctCTTACCAGAGTAAAGTGTATGATGTTTCCCCTTTGtaattctttatttttttcttcaggaaCTTCAAAAACATGGTAGCCAGGATATGGTCATGGCTTTGGTTGGAAATAAGGCTGATCTACATGAAAAACGCACTGTATCTTCTCAGGTGtgcatatttttctgaaagaTTGCATCAATTTGTTAATTGAGATATTGCTGCGGAGTGTACTACGAGGAGTATATATAACCATATGTTTTGGTTTCTGAAGGATGCACAGGAGTATGCAGAAAGGAACAGTATGTTTTTCGTTGAGACATCAGCAAAAACAGCAGATAATATAAACCAACTATTCGAGGTATGTAACGGAAATCAGGATTATAGTGAGCTATTTGCTTTTGCAAAAGGAGATATGGCGACAAACCTGGCAAAAGCATTAAAATCACCTTAGTTCTGCTCATGAGAGTTCTTGCCGAGTGATGAAAAGTAGATCTACCACCCAATTAGCAGGGCGACAGATGTGATCAATGCATGTTTCTCTAGTACGACGTTCAGCAATTCTCTTCATCCAAGAAACCTCTGGTTCCAACTTGGGAGTAGGTCCAGATTTCTGGTCTGAATTTCCAAAAGATGGCATTGCAGTTTTCTGCTATGTGAAATCTGGAAATTGGTTTGGCTGCTGGAATCGGGCCATCTAAATGAAATTCCAACACTTCAGTCCATAAAAAACTTTTACATGCCACTCAATTGACATTTAAGTCTCACAAAAAAAGTCTTCACAAAAAATCGATATTTTGGTCCACCTTTGCATCTCCTGTCAGTTTCACTGCAGTTTGATCTTTCATCATGTTATATTGTTGTACTGATTCTTGacccaaaaagaaaatgccAGCTCTGTTACACCTTGAATGGCAGGACCTTTTCTTCCATGTTGTTTCCTGTTGTTTTTCTGCTGTTCCGCGCAGAGATATCCACAAAATCATTTTAAACAGACTATATATTCTATGACAGGAAATCGCGAAGAGGCTTCCCAGGCCAACACCGCCATCCTGATTAACCGTCATCAGCATCCGCATACTAGACAGCACAATCGACATGTAATGTACGATATTGGTTTTACAAAGCCTGGAACCTCGTGGCTATTTTTAACATGCCAGGTCAAGCCATTTGTATCTCTAGTAGCAATGTTTGGAAATGTAAAGCCTGTCCATTGTGGTAACGAGGCTGAATGGTGGAGATAATGCAGATCAGCTCTAACACACCCTGTCTGAAAAGATGGTCTGGACTGGACTACTGAACTTCTCCATGATTTTGctctgtttttgtttcagtttGACTCTGCTGTTGAGCCGAGTTGGGCTGGTATGAGAAGGCTTCAAGTTTCAGAGGTGTCCATGTCGCCGATGATGAGTAGTTCGACTTAGTAGTAGCAGCAATAATAAATCATGCTGACCATGGGTCATGATCCTTCCTTGTTCCTTCCCTGTATTGTGTCAGCATGGCCACCCAGTTGACATCATCCTGCTGCCTGGCTGTTTTATTATGTGTAGACATCGTCTTGGATTAGCACGGTTCTGGATAACCAAGTTGGCTCCTTACTCCCCTAAGATATAGACACTCACTTATGCATTTGACTTGGATACTGAAAGGGAGGATCAAACGAAGAGATAAGTGTGATCACAAGAGGGAGAAGGCATCGTGAAATAGTCAGTCCTAGTTgggttttgtttgtttgtctgGGTTGCTAGTTCCTTCTCGGTTTCTTTTACAGCAGATATTATTAGCTCGTTATCGCAGTTACATCATCAACCATAATACATCTTCATTATCTGAATTGACTAGCAACCGATTGCACCCAAGCCGAAAGAGCCAGGAGTAGTAGCCCAGAGCGAAGAGCTGAAGCCTCCGCGACTCCATGTGAGCATCCTTTGCTAGTTTGCTGTACCGGAGAATTGCACCGCACAGTAGGCCAGGACCAAAAGTTGAAAACAAGCATCGACATCTGAATTCAACGCCATAGCCGACAGGTCTGGTCGTTGCACGGATTCGTCGTGCACTATTCTTCCGTCTGCCTCCCACCACCAGTGACTTTCAGGCGGCAACAGTGACTTTCAATTTAGCCCACATTCTCGGAGCACCGGTGCAGAATGCATAGGTGAATGCGGATAATTCAAAAGCGCATCCCTATCAATCATGCATTGCCTGCCTGCTGTAGCTGTACTGCCTGCACCGCCCGAATCAAATGCGAGCCTCTTCAACGATATGATCAAGACATCGATACTTCCTTTGACCTTT includes:
- the LOC100840947 gene encoding ras-related protein RABF1 isoform X2, with the protein product MGCSSSLPANNAGGLSNINNENSATDSKNLKVKLVLLGDSGVGKSCIVLRFVRGQFDPTSKVTVGASFLSQTLALEDSTTVKFEIWDTAGQERYAALAPLYYRGAGAAVVVYDITSAESFSKAQYWVKELQKHGSQDMVMALVGNKADLHEKRTVSSQDAQEYAERNSMFFVETSAKTADNINQLFEEIAKRLPRPTPPS
- the LOC100840947 gene encoding ras-related protein RABF1 isoform X1, with amino-acid sequence MGCSSSLPEFSIFLSIGRLLGSKLFCSHTNAYKWPFYSANNAGGLSNINNENSATDSKNLKVKLVLLGDSGVGKSCIVLRFVRGQFDPTSKVTVGASFLSQTLALEDSTTVKFEIWDTAGQERYAALAPLYYRGAGAAVVVYDITSAESFSKAQYWVKELQKHGSQDMVMALVGNKADLHEKRTVSSQDAQEYAERNSMFFVETSAKTADNINQLFEEIAKRLPRPTPPS